Proteins encoded in a region of the Caballeronia sp. M1242 genome:
- a CDS encoding class II aldolase/adducin family protein translates to MSTVAEPQAESKQESILKPGKISIYEPEQDGLIFPTIPQFKDVAAHRQYLKEHLVAACRAFALQGFDYGFAGHLTVRDPENPGLYWTNPMAVHFSQVKVSNLICADHNGTVVEGEYAINRAGFVLHAAVHEQHPDIVAMCHAHTVYGTAFASLGKPLAPISQDAAAFFEDHVVIGDEAGKVAVEVKGGNKVANAFAGVKAAIHQNHGLLTASRHSIDSAAFWFIALERCCQQQLMIEATGITPREVTPERARYSREHVGSDYIGWLHFQTIWTDLVATQPDMFD, encoded by the coding sequence ATGTCCACAGTTGCCGAGCCACAGGCGGAGTCCAAGCAAGAATCGATTCTCAAGCCGGGAAAGATTTCGATCTATGAGCCCGAACAGGATGGCCTGATCTTCCCGACGATTCCCCAGTTCAAGGACGTTGCGGCACATCGCCAGTATTTGAAGGAGCATTTGGTCGCGGCTTGCCGTGCTTTCGCGCTCCAGGGATTCGATTACGGCTTCGCTGGTCACCTGACAGTGCGGGATCCGGAGAACCCTGGCCTGTACTGGACCAATCCGATGGCGGTTCACTTCTCGCAGGTCAAGGTGTCGAATCTCATATGCGCCGATCATAACGGCACTGTCGTTGAAGGAGAGTACGCAATCAACCGCGCGGGGTTCGTTCTTCATGCCGCGGTTCACGAGCAGCATCCTGACATCGTTGCCATGTGCCACGCTCATACCGTTTATGGGACCGCCTTCGCATCGCTCGGCAAGCCTTTGGCGCCGATCTCTCAGGACGCGGCTGCGTTCTTCGAAGATCACGTCGTCATTGGCGATGAGGCCGGCAAGGTGGCGGTCGAAGTCAAGGGTGGCAATAAGGTTGCGAATGCTTTTGCTGGCGTCAAGGCCGCGATTCATCAGAATCATGGCCTCTTGACCGCTAGCCGTCATAGCATCGATTCCGCCGCTTTCTGGTTCATCGCGCTGGAACGTTGTTGCCAACAACAGTTGATGATCGAAGCGACGGGTATCACGCCCCGCGAAGTCACGCCCGAACGCGCCCGGTATAGCCGCGAGCATGTCGGCAGCGACTACATCGGGTGGTTGCACTTCCAGACGATCTGGACAGACCTGGTCGCGACTCAACCTGACATGTTCGATTGA
- a CDS encoding GntR family transcriptional regulator, whose product MTPSLLKIRSRPDYVEEVYQALADAICDGSLPPGTRLTQEDIAEQLAVSRSPVLQALRLLKKDGLVQDAPGRGVLVAPLNSDWLSDLYEVRATLDALAARLAANKKATLDPQLFSRGRKAWASGNVRAMIDADMEFHFAVYAASGNRLISDTARVHWVHLRRVMGASLQVSGQRESIWDEHAAIAKAIERGDASLAMSLSDAHTKRAQAHFIDDFDLLLGPRNSHQDLRVVDEALAG is encoded by the coding sequence ATGACACCCAGCCTGCTGAAGATTCGCTCGCGACCGGATTATGTGGAGGAAGTCTATCAAGCGCTGGCGGATGCGATCTGCGATGGCTCGCTCCCTCCCGGCACACGCCTCACGCAAGAGGATATTGCGGAGCAACTCGCGGTATCGCGCTCGCCGGTTCTTCAGGCGCTTCGCCTGTTGAAGAAAGACGGTCTGGTTCAAGACGCCCCGGGCAGAGGAGTGCTCGTCGCACCCTTGAACTCAGATTGGCTGAGTGACCTCTATGAAGTTCGCGCTACCCTCGATGCCTTGGCCGCGCGACTCGCCGCCAATAAAAAGGCCACGCTAGATCCGCAGCTGTTTAGCCGCGGCAGGAAGGCCTGGGCGTCTGGAAATGTGCGAGCCATGATAGATGCCGATATGGAGTTTCACTTCGCAGTGTACGCGGCGTCGGGCAATCGGCTGATCAGTGACACCGCCCGCGTGCATTGGGTTCACCTTCGACGCGTGATGGGCGCGAGCTTGCAGGTGTCCGGGCAACGTGAGTCGATATGGGACGAGCACGCCGCAATCGCAAAGGCTATCGAGCGGGGAGACGCGAGCCTTGCGATGAGCTTGTCCGATGCCCACACCAAAAGGGCTCAAGCCCATTTCATTGACGATTTTGACCTCTTGCTGGGGCCGCGCAATAGCCACCAAGACCTGCGTGTTGTCGACGAAGCTCTCGCCGGCTGA
- a CDS encoding PDR/VanB family oxidoreductase yields the protein METLLEREEAVQDVGAGTLEVRVRQIRYEGRGINSYELTSPVGHELPPFEAGAHIDIHLSNGAIRQYSLCNSPADRTRYVIAVLKDENGRGGSRAVHEAIRAGDIVKISQPRNHFALASDATKVILIAGGIGVTPLKAMAHELEARGVDFEMHYCARSPSAAAFSDELKAMHAAGRLSYHFDDGLANNQLDLRALLSQPEPGTHVYYCGPAGFMSACAEAASHWPKGTVHFEHFKAPEQPKRAPAETESTEGCEVTIASTGQVLHVAPDQSLCDALSEAGVDVPTSCCAGLCATCKVRYLEGEVEHNDFILSDEEREEFLTVCVSRPVSKTLVLDL from the coding sequence ATGGAAACACTATTGGAACGAGAAGAGGCCGTGCAGGACGTCGGGGCTGGAACGCTCGAGGTCAGGGTGCGCCAGATCCGATACGAGGGTCGGGGCATCAACTCGTATGAATTGACGAGTCCGGTGGGGCACGAACTGCCGCCATTCGAGGCAGGCGCTCACATTGACATTCACCTGAGCAACGGCGCAATCCGCCAGTATTCCTTGTGCAATTCTCCGGCCGACCGTACGCGATACGTCATTGCTGTACTCAAGGACGAGAACGGTCGAGGCGGGTCCCGAGCGGTGCATGAAGCGATACGCGCAGGGGACATCGTCAAGATTAGTCAGCCGCGCAATCACTTCGCTCTGGCTTCCGACGCCACGAAGGTCATCCTGATTGCCGGCGGCATCGGTGTGACGCCGTTGAAGGCGATGGCCCACGAGCTGGAGGCGAGGGGCGTCGACTTCGAAATGCACTACTGCGCTCGTAGCCCGTCGGCTGCTGCGTTCAGCGACGAACTCAAGGCGATGCACGCTGCGGGAAGACTGAGCTACCACTTCGACGACGGCCTGGCGAACAACCAACTGGATCTGCGTGCACTACTGAGCCAACCGGAACCGGGCACGCACGTGTACTACTGTGGCCCGGCGGGTTTCATGTCGGCGTGCGCCGAGGCAGCGAGTCATTGGCCGAAGGGCACCGTTCACTTCGAGCACTTCAAGGCGCCCGAGCAGCCCAAGCGCGCGCCGGCGGAAACGGAAAGTACCGAAGGTTGCGAGGTAACCATTGCAAGCACGGGTCAGGTGCTCCACGTAGCGCCCGACCAGAGCCTGTGCGATGCGCTCAGCGAGGCTGGCGTTGACGTCCCGACGTCGTGTTGCGCTGGACTGTGCGCGACATGCAAAGTCCGCTACCTGGAGGGCGAGGTCGAGCACAACGACTTCATCCTGAGCGACGAGGAACGCGAGGAGTTTCTGACCGTCTGTGTCTCGCGGCCAGTGAGCAAAACGTTGGTCCTTGACCTATAG
- a CDS encoding Rieske 2Fe-2S domain-containing protein yields MSVKSDKMDEQKRTGGSVPVAKKLIPFGGYYTNKVPDHDPELTETGPGTPMGEFMRRFWHPVCMSMELTDTPRFLKILNEELVAFRDKSGRVGVLHAHCVHRGASLEYGAIQEKGIMCCYHGMVFDVDGTCLHVPFPKGEEKEAERYACSIRQGAYKAVERNGLVFAYMGPPDEEPPFPEWEGDYTVLPGDELVPYSNFQHCNWLQVQDNAADNYHPTALHAGKNVVGGNYQGTTFDEVGAASMEVAPDMNFVPVQNGRSLACAGARRVDKDKLFIRVQHQVLPNLSLHAYTSEDGSKKKYFSRFHIIRWTVPVDDENSKMIGWRVMGPGIDTRGIGNKEMVGYETIDFLEGQVAMRRPERFGKYKLEDMPPIPSNHRERHNYKECQYAPGDYEAIISQRPIAVHALENPTRFDAGLYQFRKMLRDAVRGSNPAASARGFAEWFRELGGAPNSFCSGNVFEIAEGATVQEEVARRRKVLKSVVEILNQSESMKGEERGQFVRSKFAELEQSLKG; encoded by the coding sequence ATGAGCGTCAAGTCGGACAAGATGGACGAGCAGAAACGCACGGGCGGTTCGGTGCCGGTGGCCAAGAAGTTGATCCCCTTCGGCGGCTATTACACGAACAAAGTCCCGGACCACGATCCGGAGCTCACCGAGACCGGCCCGGGGACTCCGATGGGCGAATTCATGCGCCGCTTCTGGCACCCGGTCTGCATGTCCATGGAACTGACCGATACGCCGCGTTTTCTCAAGATCCTCAATGAGGAACTCGTCGCATTCCGCGATAAGAGCGGCCGTGTAGGTGTCCTGCATGCTCACTGCGTTCACCGCGGTGCCTCGCTCGAATACGGTGCTATTCAGGAGAAGGGCATCATGTGCTGCTATCACGGCATGGTGTTCGACGTGGACGGCACCTGCCTTCACGTTCCCTTCCCGAAAGGAGAGGAAAAGGAAGCAGAGCGTTACGCCTGCTCCATCCGTCAGGGCGCCTACAAGGCAGTCGAGCGCAATGGCCTGGTCTTCGCCTATATGGGGCCGCCCGACGAAGAGCCGCCGTTCCCCGAGTGGGAGGGCGACTACACGGTTCTGCCGGGCGATGAACTCGTGCCGTATAGCAACTTCCAGCATTGCAACTGGCTGCAAGTGCAGGACAACGCGGCGGATAACTATCATCCCACCGCGCTGCACGCCGGCAAGAACGTCGTCGGCGGTAACTATCAAGGCACCACGTTCGACGAGGTCGGCGCTGCTTCCATGGAAGTCGCCCCCGATATGAACTTCGTTCCGGTGCAGAACGGCCGTAGCCTTGCGTGCGCGGGCGCGCGTCGGGTCGACAAGGACAAGTTGTTCATTCGTGTTCAGCATCAAGTTCTGCCGAACCTTAGCCTGCATGCGTACACGTCGGAAGACGGCTCGAAGAAGAAGTACTTCAGCCGCTTTCACATCATCCGTTGGACCGTGCCGGTCGACGACGAGAACAGCAAAATGATCGGGTGGCGGGTGATGGGTCCGGGCATCGATACGCGCGGAATCGGAAACAAGGAGATGGTTGGGTATGAGACGATCGACTTTCTCGAAGGTCAGGTCGCGATGCGCCGGCCCGAGCGGTTCGGCAAGTACAAGCTCGAGGACATGCCCCCGATTCCGTCGAACCACCGCGAGCGACACAACTACAAGGAATGCCAGTACGCGCCGGGCGACTACGAGGCCATTATCAGTCAACGTCCTATCGCGGTTCATGCGCTCGAGAACCCCACCCGCTTCGACGCGGGACTGTATCAGTTCCGAAAGATGTTGCGCGACGCGGTTCGCGGCAGCAACCCGGCTGCGTCGGCTCGCGGTTTTGCCGAATGGTTCCGAGAGTTGGGCGGGGCACCCAACAGCTTCTGCTCGGGCAATGTTTTCGAAATTGCAGAAGGCGCGACTGTCCAAGAGGAGGTCGCCCGGCGACGCAAGGTACTGAAGTCCGTCGTCGAAATCCTGAATCAAAGCGAAAGCATGAAAGGCGAGGAGCGCGGCCAGTTCGTTCGCAGCAAGTTTGCAGAGCTTGAACAGTCGCTGAAAGGCTGA
- a CDS encoding GntR family transcriptional regulator, which yields MPAKLLKIQARTDYVDEVYRVLLDAISEGSIAPGTRIVQEEIAEQLAVSRSPVLQAFRLLKKDGLVEDAPGRGLQVTPLDSARVSHLYEFRGALDGLAAQLAAKKKTVLDKALISHGRKVSRGDDVKAMIEADMAFHSAIYAASGNPLIVENARLHWMHLRRVMGAVLQVVGQRKTVWEEHAAIAAAIADGDEELAAKLSVRHTEVARENLLRGMTQAEMRITS from the coding sequence ATGCCAGCTAAACTTCTTAAAATCCAGGCCCGAACGGATTACGTGGACGAGGTTTACCGGGTCTTGCTGGATGCAATCAGCGAGGGGTCGATCGCGCCGGGTACTCGCATAGTCCAGGAAGAAATCGCCGAACAGCTCGCGGTGTCGCGGTCGCCCGTGCTGCAAGCGTTTCGGCTCTTGAAGAAGGACGGTCTGGTTGAAGACGCGCCGGGACGCGGGCTGCAGGTCACGCCGCTGGACAGCGCGCGCGTGAGCCACTTATACGAGTTCCGCGGTGCCCTCGATGGGCTCGCGGCACAGTTGGCTGCCAAGAAGAAGACTGTGCTGGACAAGGCCCTCATTAGCCACGGCCGCAAAGTGTCCAGGGGAGACGACGTCAAGGCGATGATCGAGGCCGACATGGCTTTTCACAGCGCTATCTATGCCGCTTCAGGCAATCCATTGATTGTCGAAAACGCGCGGCTGCACTGGATGCATCTTCGTCGAGTGATGGGCGCGGTGTTGCAGGTGGTGGGGCAGCGTAAGACGGTTTGGGAGGAGCACGCAGCCATAGCTGCCGCTATCGCCGATGGCGATGAGGAGCTTGCCGCCAAGCTCAGTGTCCGGCACACCGAGGTGGCCCGAGAAAATCTTCTGCGCGGGATGACCCAAGCAGAGATGCGCATCACGTCTTGA
- a CDS encoding amidohydrolase: MSSKGVSRRRFLKLACASLATAALPRTAAAEETWSSGSERPSFALPEHAVDCHMHIYDDRFPVAPGTKLRPPNATVEQYRQLQKRLGIRRNVVVTPSTYGTDNRCTVEALKRFGNDARGIAVVDTSVTDEALHALNGAGVRGIRFNLSYPGATTLDMLAPLAKRITPMGWHIELVVQGAKLPQLEGHLAALPCPLVIDHIAHVPQPGGAASDALRTAQRLVERGNTWITLSGPYVDSKTGAPGYEDVAPVARALIAMASERMLWGTDWPHPTQTSGKPDDASLVDVIAGWIDRPEWQRMIFVTNPTRLYGFDAV, translated from the coding sequence ATGAGCAGCAAGGGTGTGTCGCGACGCAGATTTCTGAAACTGGCTTGCGCGTCCCTCGCGACGGCCGCGCTGCCTCGCACGGCGGCGGCCGAGGAAACGTGGTCGAGCGGTTCGGAGCGACCGTCCTTCGCCTTGCCGGAGCATGCCGTCGATTGTCACATGCATATCTATGACGATCGCTTTCCGGTGGCGCCCGGCACCAAACTGCGGCCGCCCAATGCGACGGTCGAGCAGTATCGGCAGTTGCAGAAACGGCTCGGGATACGGCGCAACGTCGTCGTGACGCCATCGACATACGGCACCGACAACCGATGCACCGTGGAAGCGTTGAAGCGCTTCGGCAACGACGCGCGCGGCATTGCTGTCGTCGATACATCGGTGACGGATGAGGCGCTTCATGCGTTGAACGGCGCCGGCGTGCGCGGCATTCGATTCAACCTGAGCTATCCCGGCGCGACGACGCTGGACATGCTCGCGCCGCTGGCAAAGCGCATCACGCCGATGGGATGGCACATCGAACTCGTCGTGCAAGGTGCGAAGCTGCCGCAACTGGAGGGGCACCTCGCGGCGCTGCCTTGTCCGCTCGTCATCGACCATATCGCGCATGTGCCGCAGCCCGGCGGCGCCGCGAGCGACGCGCTACGCACGGCGCAGCGCCTCGTCGAGAGGGGCAACACGTGGATCACGTTGTCGGGGCCGTACGTGGACAGCAAGACGGGTGCGCCCGGTTATGAAGACGTGGCGCCGGTCGCCAGGGCACTCATCGCCATGGCCTCTGAGCGCATGCTGTGGGGCACGGACTGGCCGCATCCGACGCAGACCTCGGGCAAGCCCGACGACGCCAGCCTGGTCGATGTCATCGCGGGCTGGATCGACAGGCCGGAGTGGCAGCGGATGATATTCGTGACGAATCCGACGAGGCTCTACGGGTTCGATGCCGTGTAG
- a CDS encoding MFS transporter gives MSIASTTTLERQTMRKVIWRLLPFLMICYLMAFIDRGNVGMASLQMNHDIGMSAKVFGFGASLFFVSYFICEVPSNLALEKYGARVWIARIMITWGLVSAATALVHNATTFYILRFLLGAAEAGFAPGVLLYLSYWVPKAYRARVVATFMVSIPAASFIGSPISALLLQMDGIAGLRGWHWLFILEGVPTVLLGIACLFMLTDKPAKATWLNEDERAWLLGALAAENAQPKKVAPMPLTKLFRNRYVLCLALVDTCASAAGSTLSVWQPQLLKSYGLTVLQTGMLNAVPYALASILMIFWGRHSDRTKEHRWHTVVPMLLIGGGLFATSLSGSLVPTVCMLCCVLVGAYAFKGPFWALASDMLSNSTIAAGLATVNAIANLLGGGLMVNVYGWVKAATGSYSLALMPLGILTLVSVATLLLLTRKGQSGRMVGKTEAA, from the coding sequence ATGTCAATTGCAAGCACCACGACACTCGAGCGGCAGACGATGCGAAAGGTCATCTGGCGGCTGCTGCCGTTCCTGATGATCTGTTATCTGATGGCGTTCATCGATCGCGGCAACGTCGGCATGGCGTCGCTTCAGATGAATCACGACATCGGCATGTCCGCGAAAGTGTTCGGCTTCGGCGCGAGTCTGTTCTTCGTGTCCTACTTTATCTGCGAAGTGCCGAGCAACCTCGCGCTCGAAAAGTACGGCGCGCGCGTCTGGATCGCGCGGATCATGATTACGTGGGGGCTGGTGTCGGCGGCGACGGCGCTCGTGCACAACGCCACGACGTTCTATATCCTGCGCTTTCTGCTCGGCGCGGCCGAAGCCGGCTTTGCACCGGGCGTGCTGCTCTATCTGTCGTACTGGGTGCCGAAGGCGTATCGCGCGCGCGTCGTCGCGACCTTCATGGTGTCGATTCCGGCGGCGAGCTTCATCGGGTCGCCCATCTCCGCGCTCTTGCTGCAGATGGACGGCATTGCGGGTCTGCGCGGCTGGCATTGGCTCTTCATCCTCGAAGGCGTGCCGACGGTTCTGCTCGGCATCGCGTGCCTCTTCATGCTGACCGACAAGCCCGCCAAGGCGACGTGGCTGAACGAAGACGAGCGCGCGTGGCTGCTCGGCGCGCTCGCCGCGGAAAATGCACAGCCGAAGAAGGTCGCGCCGATGCCGCTGACCAAGCTCTTTCGCAACCGCTACGTGCTGTGCCTCGCGCTCGTCGATACCTGCGCGTCCGCTGCGGGCAGCACGTTGTCGGTGTGGCAGCCGCAGTTGTTGAAGTCGTACGGCTTGACCGTGCTGCAGACGGGCATGCTGAACGCCGTGCCGTACGCGCTGGCGTCGATTCTGATGATCTTCTGGGGCCGTCATTCCGACCGCACGAAGGAGCATCGCTGGCATACCGTCGTGCCGATGCTCTTGATCGGCGGCGGTCTCTTCGCCACGTCGCTCAGCGGGTCGCTGGTGCCCACCGTGTGCATGCTGTGCTGCGTGCTCGTCGGCGCCTATGCGTTCAAGGGACCGTTCTGGGCGCTCGCATCGGACATGCTGTCGAACAGCACGATCGCGGCGGGGTTGGCCACCGTCAATGCCATCGCGAACTTGCTGGGTGGCGGCCTGATGGTCAACGTCTACGGCTGGGTCAAGGCGGCGACGGGCAGCTATTCGCTCGCGCTCATGCCGCTCGGCATACTGACGCTGGTCAGCGTCGCCACGCTGCTCCTGCTGACGCGCAAAGGTCAATCTGGGCGCATGGTCGGCAAGACGGAGGCGGCATGA
- a CDS encoding MFS transporter, producing MTTAPNQPNHPGWIGRLFPALNEASLRRYLSGQVASVLGSWTQNVTLNLLVYHLSGSAAILALLNFLLYGPQLVVAPVAGSRIRAENARRVTLCVLTASLILTGSLITLSALHLLNVPLILAHALAIGISSAIEVPARQVLLLTSLRDTSLTSNAVAMNTMVYNVGRMVGPTIAGFVYPTLGPRASFAIYALALCFMAICVRSIRLSTEARASRAESSLRDAVGYVMSDAFSARYLPILACIGLFAASYQTLVPLLADRAFHDAARFTGVFFACAGAGSLSSAVLLSSALGPRASARFIAWAPWTAIIALMVLATTSAVGASMPAFYALGFSLTFAATSTNATIQRRCPEHVRGGLVGMYGMAYNGTMPFGYLLVGTISEALGVRHTFAAMAVVLAVGVLSIVAWQRFKLQRDGA from the coding sequence ATGACGACCGCCCCCAATCAGCCGAATCATCCGGGATGGATCGGCAGGCTCTTTCCCGCCCTCAATGAAGCGTCGCTGCGGCGCTATTTGAGCGGGCAGGTCGCGTCGGTGCTGGGAAGCTGGACGCAGAACGTCACGCTGAATCTGCTCGTGTATCACCTGTCGGGTTCGGCGGCGATACTCGCGCTGCTCAACTTCCTGTTGTACGGGCCGCAACTCGTCGTCGCGCCCGTCGCCGGATCGCGCATCCGCGCGGAGAACGCGCGTCGCGTGACGCTGTGCGTGCTCACGGCGTCGCTCATCTTGACGGGCAGTCTCATCACCCTGTCCGCATTGCATCTGCTGAATGTGCCGCTGATTCTCGCGCACGCGCTCGCGATCGGCATTTCGAGTGCGATCGAAGTGCCCGCGCGTCAGGTGTTGCTGCTCACGAGCCTGCGCGATACGAGCCTGACATCGAACGCGGTCGCGATGAACACCATGGTCTATAACGTCGGCCGCATGGTCGGCCCGACGATTGCGGGATTCGTCTATCCGACGCTCGGTCCGCGCGCATCGTTCGCAATCTATGCGCTCGCGCTGTGTTTCATGGCGATTTGCGTGCGGTCGATTCGACTCTCCACGGAGGCACGCGCCTCGCGCGCGGAGAGCAGCTTGCGCGACGCCGTCGGCTACGTGATGTCGGACGCGTTTTCCGCGCGCTATCTGCCGATCCTCGCATGCATCGGCCTCTTCGCGGCGAGTTACCAGACGCTCGTGCCGCTTCTCGCGGACCGCGCGTTCCACGACGCCGCGCGTTTCACCGGCGTGTTCTTCGCCTGCGCGGGCGCGGGTTCGCTGAGTTCGGCCGTGCTGCTCTCGTCGGCGCTGGGTCCGCGCGCGTCGGCGCGGTTCATCGCGTGGGCGCCGTGGACCGCGATCATCGCGCTGATGGTGCTCGCCACGACGAGCGCGGTAGGCGCATCGATGCCCGCGTTCTACGCGCTGGGCTTCAGCCTCACGTTCGCGGCGACATCGACGAACGCGACCATTCAGCGCCGCTGCCCCGAGCACGTTCGCGGCGGACTCGTCGGCATGTACGGCATGGCCTACAACGGCACGATGCCGTTCGGCTATCTGCTCGTCGGCACGATATCCGAGGCGCTCGGCGTGCGCCACACATTCGCGGCGATGGCGGTGGTGCTCGCGGTGGGCGTCCTGTCCATCGTCGCGTGGCAACGATTCAAACTACAGCGCGATGGCGCATAA
- a CDS encoding MFS transporter: protein MKTSASLPSGATGSDIGSEAEGKRYKDITRGEWRSLSLAGLGWTFESYDSFLLSLLLPTLALQFGLSKAQLGLFTSITAAGQILGGILFGYVSDRLGRVRTALLCIGIYSLFSGLLAFAPNEHWFATIRFFGALGMGGTWTAGAALIAETWHASRRGKGGALMQMGLPIGAILAITISGIVSGVNDGLAGHGWRVLFLIGALPFFILFFVARKTPESPIWLERKRARAQATTAPVDAKLNVRGLLTAFMFIFFLQYLYWGVFTWTPTFLVTVKHLDFVHSLKFVLALQFGAIAGFLMFSAFVDRLGRRPMFMAYLLVGAAAVFGYILSSNALVLMVAIFFTGFSVNGIFAGAGPFLAEIIGNTASRGFLMGLAYNGGRLGGFIAPLVIGTLATTAGGFVLGLSTTIVAFIAAAIVVFFAPETRGKTLA, encoded by the coding sequence ATGAAAACGAGCGCGAGCCTTCCATCGGGCGCAACCGGAAGCGACATCGGCAGCGAAGCCGAAGGGAAGCGTTACAAGGACATCACGCGCGGGGAGTGGCGCTCGCTGTCGCTCGCCGGTCTCGGCTGGACGTTCGAGAGCTATGACTCGTTCCTCCTCTCGCTTCTCTTGCCGACGCTTGCGCTGCAATTCGGTCTGTCGAAGGCCCAGCTCGGGCTTTTCACGAGCATCACGGCAGCCGGGCAGATTCTCGGCGGCATCCTGTTCGGCTACGTGTCGGACCGGCTGGGGCGTGTGCGCACGGCGCTGCTTTGCATCGGCATCTATTCGCTGTTCTCGGGGCTGCTCGCGTTCGCGCCGAACGAGCACTGGTTCGCGACGATCCGCTTCTTCGGCGCGCTCGGCATGGGCGGGACGTGGACGGCGGGCGCGGCGCTCATCGCCGAAACGTGGCACGCGAGCCGCCGCGGCAAGGGCGGCGCGCTGATGCAGATGGGCCTGCCCATCGGCGCGATTCTCGCGATCACGATCTCGGGCATCGTCAGCGGCGTCAACGACGGTCTCGCGGGCCACGGATGGCGCGTGCTGTTCCTGATCGGCGCGTTGCCGTTCTTCATCCTGTTTTTCGTCGCGCGCAAGACGCCCGAGTCGCCCATCTGGCTCGAACGCAAACGCGCGAGGGCGCAGGCAACGACCGCTCCCGTCGATGCGAAGCTGAACGTCCGCGGTCTGCTCACTGCGTTCATGTTCATCTTCTTTCTGCAATACCTGTACTGGGGCGTGTTCACCTGGACGCCGACGTTCCTCGTCACGGTGAAGCACCTCGATTTCGTGCATAGCCTCAAGTTCGTGCTCGCGCTGCAATTCGGCGCAATCGCCGGTTTTCTGATGTTTTCCGCTTTCGTCGATCGCCTCGGACGCCGGCCGATGTTCATGGCGTATCTGCTCGTCGGCGCGGCGGCGGTGTTCGGCTACATCCTGTCGTCGAATGCGCTCGTGCTGATGGTCGCCATCTTCTTCACGGGCTTCAGCGTGAACGGCATCTTCGCGGGGGCGGGACCGTTTCTCGCGGAAATCATCGGCAATACGGCATCGCGCGGCTTTCTCATGGGCCTCGCATACAACGGCGGGCGGCTCGGCGGATTCATCGCGCCGCTCGTCATCGGGACACTCGCAACGACTGCGGGCGGTTTCGTGCTGGGCTTGTCGACGACCATCGTCGCGTTCATCGCCGCCGCGATCGTCGTGTTCTTCGCGCCGGAGACGCGCGGCAAGACGCTCGCATGA